The genomic interval ttctttattttcttttcaattttattttagttgtgTCCCTACTTCACccattaatttcataactaACTTTAAGTTGCTAATTGTTGTTGCTTGACTTGATGTAAGCATGTAAGTTCAAAACTGTTAAATATCTGACACATTTTAGTAATTGCAGCTGAACCAAAAGCTGAATATGCCTGCTTCGAATCAGACGCTTCTGAAAAAGTTGGTGATGTCAAAGAGGCGGAAGTTGTACCTGTATCAGAAAGCAACGGAGAAGATTCAGAAACGAAGCAAGTGACAGAACAAGATGAGAATGGTAGTGAAACTAGTAGAAGTACGTTCAGTTTTGATCAACTGAAGGCCAGATCGGACAACCCAGTCactgaaattgattttaaaggAAGAGAGTTTTGCCTCGTCATGAATGTTATTATTCCCATTTCAATCAATGGTTATATGGTTATCCAAAGTATATCTCCATTTGTTTTCCCAGGCTTATCTGTCAGATGAGGAGTTCCAGATTGTATTTGGGATGACGGAAGAAGCATTTTATAAGTTGCCGAATGGAAGCAAGACATGCAGAAGAAAAAGTTTGATTTATTCTACACATCAAGTTTATTTAAGCGAGTGTTAATCTACCTCTTTGCATCATAACTAAAGATTTCTCGTTTTCCTGTTCTGCTTTTACGTATGGCTCTGTCCAAAATTGCTTATCATCCAGCATTTGTCTATTTGCCCTTTGGAAAAATGTATTGATTGTAACTTGTGATGGCGCCTGAAGAGTGATTTGTTTTTTCTCTATCCTTGTCAAATGCTGCTGCCTTCTTGTATTATCATCGCACCTTGTAGTTTTTAAAGACAGCTGGCGGGTTCAAATTCTTTCATTTCCTTGGTAATGTAACTTATTTCTGGTTATTTGaccttttatatattttctgttctatttttgtttgggaaaacaaaaagagaggGTGTATATAATGCATTTGTACTCCAAACTGTCTGGAACGAAAATTTGTTGTCTATTATCATACTGCTTTCAGATTATGTGATTGCTGGAAAATCACCAGGCAAAtgtattttgtgaattttttgtttctcgTTAAAACTGTCCTAGTTTATGACACCTATTGTGAATGACACGAATGTCACATTAATTGACATGCTAATCATGTATCCCAACTATTATGctaagtttttaatatttatttaataataagatattaGCTCAATCGCCGGTTATACTCGTATAATTATGAGTTTGTACGAGGTCTTAAATCTCACTTTTGCAAGTTtgtataaaaatgaaaaatgtcctacattttgaatatttcttttgagtttttatttttattaccaacacaaaacatttaattttttaaataaaagaaaagagatagTAGATAATTCAACAAAAACGTTGTTGGTTATAttctaacaatttaaaataattaagatgataaataaaatgcatacTGACGTGTTTTTTGAACTATGACCTTTGTacttttgattaataattaaaaatatgagcCTTGTGCTTTTGATTAAAAAGAACAGGGAAAGGATGACTCTCAATTAAGAAAAGTATAAACTATTGAATTATCCATCAACACCGATATGTGAATTATTGAAACCTTTTTATGATTCACGGTTGCCGAGGTTtcataatttcctttaaaagacaaaaaaaaataaagaaaaaagtttgaaCATTTGGATTGTAGTACTTTAACCTCATGTCACTACGTGATTGGCCACTTGCTAGCGCACAAAGTgtggcaaaaagaaaaaaaagaagaaaaaaatttattaacactAAAACATCATGGTttcattatatattaattatcagCACTTGAATCTCCTTGCGTTACCACACCTATCACAAATAGAAATCTTAATTATATCTTCTCATGGAGCGAACTCACAGTCTGAGTATGACCACACGTTCATTAGTACACTGTTTGCTTCTTTCCTTAGCTATTGCAGCAGCAGCTAGCAACATTACAACGGACCAACAATCTCTTCTTGCCCTGAAAGCTCATATATCTTATGATCCAACCAATCTTTTTGCCAAGAATTGGACCTCCAGTACCTCTGTTTGTAGCTGGATTGGCATCACTTGTGGTGTCAATAGCCATAAAGTCATAGTCTTGAATATTTCTGGCTTCAATCTACAAGGCACCATCCCTCCTCAACTTGGAAACCTTTCTTCACTTGAAACACTTGATCTTAGTCATAATAAGCTTTCCGGTAACATTCCCTCCTCTATCTTCAACATGCATACACTCAAATTACTAGACTTCAGAGATAACCAGCTCTTTGGTTCTTTGTCTTCCTTCATCTTCAACATGTCTTCAATGTTAGGAATTGATTTGTCGATTAACAGATTTTCTGGGGAACTGCCAGCGAATATTTGCAAGAATCttcctaatttaaaaaaacttcttttggGTAGGAATATGTTTCATGGTAAAATTCCATCTACTTTATCAAAGTGCAAACAGCTGGAAGGGTTATATTTGAGGTTCAATAATTTGTCGGGAGCCATACCAAAAGAAATCGGCAACTTGACTAAACTTAAAGATATAATACTCAATGACAATGAACTCCGTGGTATGTTATCTGTATAAATGTTATCATTTATCACtcattaattatctttcttacatgcttttttttaaaagagattttgtaagagaaatttttttttgcatctGTGTTAATTTTGCAGGTGAGATACCACAAGAAATGggtaatcttccatatctagtACGTTTGACGCTTGCTACTAACAACCTAGTTGGTGTTGTACCATTTACAATCTTCAACATGTCAACATTGAAAAAACTTTCCCTTTTAGAGAACACTCTGTGGGGAAGTCTTCCATCAAGAATAGACCTTTCACTTCCTAATGTTGAGTTTCTTAACCTAGGGACGAATAGATTTTCCGGAAACATTCCTAGTTCCATAACCAATGCTTCTAAGCTCACAGTTTTCCAGTTGCGAGGAAATTCATTTTCTGGCTTTATTCCGAACACAATTGGTAATTTAAGAAACCTTGAGTTTCTTAACATTGCTGATAATTACTTGACATCTTCAACTCCAGAATTAAGCTTTCTCTCCTCGTTGACAAATTGCCAGAAAATAAGAGTCTTGATCTTAGCAGGCAACCCACTTGATGGCATCCTTCCAAGTTCAATAGGTAATTTGTCCATCTCTTTGGAAAGATTTCAGATGTTCAATTGTCGTATAAGCGGCAAAATTCCACAAGTAATCAGTAATTTAAGCAACTTGTTGCTCTTAGATTTAGGAGGCAATAAATTGACTGGATCAATTCCAGTCACATTCAGCCGACTGCTGAATCTCCAAGGCTTAGGTCTTGCATTTAATAAACTGGCAAGATCAATCCCAGACGAGATTTGCCATCTAGCTAAGCTGGATAAATTGATCTTACATGGTAATAAGTTTTCAGGCGCTATCCCTTCATGTTCAGGAAATCTCACTTCACTAAGGGCTCTTTACTTAGGGTCGAATAGGTTTACCTCTGCCTTGCCCTCAACTATTTGGAACCTAAAAGACATCTTGTTTTTTGACGTTTCATCAAATTCTTTGGATGGTCCTCTTTCTTTAGACATAGGAAATTTGAAGGTTGTCATCGAACTAAATTTGTCAAGAAATAACTTATCAGGTGATATCCCAATCACAATTGGTGGTTTAAAAAATCTACAGAAGTTGTTCTTAGCAAATAATAGATTGGAAGGTCCAATCCCTGAATCTTTTAGTGGTTTGTCTAGTTTGGAGATTTTAgatttgtcaaaaaataaaatttctggGGTTATTCCTACATCCTTAGAAAAACTCTTATACCtcaaaaagttaaatctatCTTTTAACAAACTAGAAGGAGAGATTCCAAGAGGAGGACCTTTTGCAAACCTCACAGCTAAATCATTTTTGGGAAATGAGTTATTGTGTGGCTTGCCAGATTTGCACAACTCACCATGCAAACTTAACAAGCCCAAGACACATCATAAATCAAGGAAAATGATGCTTTTGCTAGTGATTGCTTTGCCATTGAGTACTGCTGCTCTAATTATTGTGGTCACTCTTACTCTCAAGTGGAAACTGATCAGATGTTGGAAAAGCATAACAGGATCATCAAATGATGGTATCAACTCACCACAGGCAATAAGAAGATTTTCATACCATGAACTTTTGCAAGCGACCGATAGATTTAGCAAAAACAACCTACTTGGCATAGGAAGTTTTGGCTCTGTTTATGTAGCAAGACTTCAGGATGGGATGGAGGTTGCTGTAAAGGTTTTTCACCAGCGATATGAAAGAGCATTGAAGAGTTTTCAGGATGAATGTGAAGTGATGAAAAGAATTCGTCATCGAAACCTTGTCAAAATCATCAGTGCTTGTTCGAATGATGATTTCAAAGCATTAATTATGGAATACATGCCCAATGGGAGCTTGGAGAATCGCTTGTATTCTGGCACTTGCATGTTGGATATTTTTCAGAGGTTAAATATAATGATAGATGTTGCATTAGCATTGGAATATCTCCATTTCGGTCATTCGACTCCTATAATTCACTGTGATTTGAAGCCCAGCAATGTATTGTTGGATGAAGACATGGTTGCTCATATAAGTGATTTTAGCATTGCAAAGTTCTTAAATGGGCAAGATCAATTATCGATGCAAACCCAAACCCTTGCTACAATAGGCTATATGGCACCAGGTTTGTTTGAAATCACTacttattcattatttttctatcatttcaAAGATTCGAAATTATTGTCTTTTCATGATCTTCTTTtcacaatattattaattataatctaaTTCCGGAGTTAATTTGATTCCTAGAGTATGGTGTACAAGGCAGAGTATCTACAAGAGGTGATGTTTACAGCTATGGAATTATGTTAATGGAAACATTTACTGGGAAGAAACCGACGGATGAAATTTTTATCGGAGAATTGAGCTTAAGCCGTTGGGTTAATGATCTGTTACCAATTTCAGTCATGGAAGTTATTGATACAAATTTGCTAAGTGGAGAAGAAAGATATTTTGCTGCAAAGGAACAAAGTTTGTTATCTATCTTGAATTTGGCTACAGAATGTACAATAGAATCTCCCGGCAAGAGGATTAACGCTAGAGAAATAGTAACTGGACTGTTGAAAATTAGAGACACGTTGGTTAAAAGTGTTGGAATGGTAAGAGTGCAAGGTTAGAATATTTAagtctattttcttttctctatgTTGacgataaattttaattttctttgtaataaaTGTATTCTTCAATGGTCGAGTGTAAGAATATAATTTGATTTCCTTTAATATTTTGTCCAAAAAACTATAGTATCCATTCCAATGCTTGCATATTTAATTCCAACGATGAGTCCGATATATTATATAAGTGGCTCATATGTGATGGTATAACAAGGTTATGGAACAAAAATTCCTTTGTTTCTAGTAGTAAAAAAACTCCcttgtaattttttctcttttgtcgACATGTAAGCACCTGGAACAGTACGCTTGAACTAATATGCCTCATATATACTTAATTAATCGCCATGTGATTAGTTTGGTGAACTTATTGGTTACTCATTATTAATGTCTTAGCTAGGTTGTAAAACCTGTCAGTGAATGAGAGATAAATATATGCTAGATAAGTTGATGGCTAAAACTACATTGGGTCGGGGGTTTGGTGCCCTACTCCTTTGTCTGGTCGCAAGGTCAGCGTTGGATTTGATCTGACGGCTGCAGAAGGGACACAAATATAAAGGGGAGTAACCTGAGGTAAAGGTAATAAGCCGGTCACCTGCAGAAAATAagtatatgataaaataacacatgcaataaattttgttttt from Citrus sinensis cultivar Valencia sweet orange chromosome 9, DVS_A1.0, whole genome shotgun sequence carries:
- the LOC102611336 gene encoding receptor kinase-like protein Xa21 → MERTHSLSMTTRSLVHCLLLSLAIAAAASNITTDQQSLLALKAHISYDPTNLFAKNWTSSTSVCSWIGITCGVNSHKVIVLNISGFNLQGTIPPQLGNLSSLETLDLSHNKLSGNIPSSIFNMHTLKLLDFRDNQLFGSLSSFIFNMSSMLGIDLSINRFSGELPANICKNLPNLKKLLLGRNMFHGKIPSTLSKCKQLEGLYLRFNNLSGAIPKEIGNLTKLKDIILNDNELRGEIPQEMGNLPYLVRLTLATNNLVGVVPFTIFNMSTLKKLSLLENTLWGSLPSRIDLSLPNVEFLNLGTNRFSGNIPSSITNASKLTVFQLRGNSFSGFIPNTIGNLRNLEFLNIADNYLTSSTPELSFLSSLTNCQKIRVLILAGNPLDGILPSSIGNLSISLERFQMFNCRISGKIPQVISNLSNLLLLDLGGNKLTGSIPVTFSRLLNLQGLGLAFNKLARSIPDEICHLAKLDKLILHGNKFSGAIPSCSGNLTSLRALYLGSNRFTSALPSTIWNLKDILFFDVSSNSLDGPLSLDIGNLKVVIELNLSRNNLSGDIPITIGGLKNLQKLFLANNRLEGPIPESFSGLSSLEILDLSKNKISGVIPTSLEKLLYLKKLNLSFNKLEGEIPRGGPFANLTAKSFLGNELLCGLPDLHNSPCKLNKPKTHHKSRKMMLLLVIALPLSTAALIIVVTLTLKWKLIRCWKSITGSSNDGINSPQAIRRFSYHELLQATDRFSKNNLLGIGSFGSVYVARLQDGMEVAVKVFHQRYERALKSFQDECEVMKRIRHRNLVKIISACSNDDFKALIMEYMPNGSLENRLYSGTCMLDIFQRLNIMIDVALALEYLHFGHSTPIIHCDLKPSNVLLDEDMVAHISDFSIAKFLNGQDQLSMQTQTLATIGYMAPEYGVQGRVSTRGDVYSYGIMLMETFTGKKPTDEIFIGELSLSRWVNDLLPISVMEVIDTNLLSGEERYFAAKEQSLLSILNLATECTIESPGKRINAREIVTGLLKIRDTLVKSVGMVRVQG